From a region of the Agrobacterium tumefaciens genome:
- the petA gene encoding ubiquinol-cytochrome c reductase iron-sulfur subunit, which translates to MSEHVTNHDASGEPTRRDFLYLVTGMAGAVGAAAVAWPFIDQMRPDASTLALASIEVDVAAVEPGMSLTVKWRGKPVFIRNRTEKEIEEAKAVALADLKDPVARNANIAADAQATDIDRSAGEGKENWIVMIGSCTHLGCIPLGQAGDFGGWFCPCHGSHYDTAGRIRKGPAPQNLAIPTFAFTSDTVLKIG; encoded by the coding sequence GTGAGCGAGCACGTAACCAATCATGACGCATCGGGTGAACCGACCCGTCGCGATTTTCTATATCTTGTAACCGGAATGGCGGGGGCTGTTGGTGCCGCTGCCGTCGCATGGCCATTTATCGACCAGATGCGTCCTGACGCATCGACGCTGGCGCTCGCCTCTATCGAGGTGGATGTGGCAGCCGTCGAGCCGGGCATGTCTTTGACGGTGAAGTGGCGTGGTAAGCCCGTCTTCATCCGCAACCGCACGGAAAAGGAAATCGAAGAAGCCAAGGCCGTGGCTCTTGCCGATCTCAAGGACCCTGTGGCCCGCAATGCCAATATCGCCGCTGACGCGCAGGCAACCGACATCGACCGTTCCGCCGGAGAGGGCAAGGAAAACTGGATCGTCATGATCGGCTCCTGCACGCATCTTGGGTGCATTCCGCTCGGCCAGGCCGGCGATTTCGGCGGATGGTTCTGTCCCTGCCATGGCTCGCACTACGATACGGCGGGCCGCATACGCAAAGGCCCGGCGCCGCAGAACCTTGCGATTCCGACATTTGCATTCACATCCGATACCGTACTCAAGATCGGATAA
- a CDS encoding cytochrome b, which produces MSGHSSYQPSTGIERWIDSRLPLPRMIYDSFVAYPVPRNLNYAYTFGAMLSVMLLVQILTGVVLAMHYAAETTVAFNSVEKIMRDVNHGWLLRYMHANGASFFFIAVYLHIARGLYYGSYKAPREILWILGCVIFLLMMATGFMGYVLPWGQMSFWGATVITGFFTAFPAVGEWIQQFLLGGFAVDQPTLNRFFALHYLLPFMIAGVVILHIWALHVTGQTNPTGVEVKSKTDTVPFTPYATLKDALGVSVFLIGYAWFVFYMPNFLGHPDNYIMADPLKTPAHIVPEWYFLPFYAMLRAITFNIWIIDSKLGGVLVMFGAIVVLFFLPWLDTSRVRSAVYRPWYKMFFWLFVVNAILLGWLGSRPAEGSGLIGLIFGGDLKGNYVGYSQLGTLYYFGFFLVIMPILGLVETPRRIPNSITEAVLEKSGKKSAASAAAEA; this is translated from the coding sequence ATGAGTGGTCATTCCAGTTATCAGCCGTCCACCGGCATCGAGAGGTGGATCGATTCGCGGCTTCCTTTGCCGCGCATGATCTATGACAGCTTCGTTGCCTATCCGGTCCCGCGTAACCTGAACTACGCGTACACGTTCGGGGCTATGCTGTCCGTCATGCTGCTGGTGCAGATCCTGACGGGTGTAGTGCTTGCCATGCACTATGCTGCGGAAACGACGGTTGCCTTCAATTCCGTTGAAAAGATCATGCGCGACGTCAACCATGGTTGGCTGTTGCGTTACATGCATGCAAACGGCGCATCCTTCTTCTTCATCGCCGTTTATCTTCACATCGCCCGTGGTCTCTACTACGGCTCCTACAAGGCGCCGCGCGAGATTCTCTGGATTCTCGGCTGTGTCATCTTCTTGCTGATGATGGCAACGGGCTTTATGGGCTATGTTCTGCCCTGGGGTCAGATGTCCTTCTGGGGCGCCACCGTTATCACCGGCTTCTTCACTGCTTTCCCGGCTGTGGGCGAGTGGATTCAGCAGTTCCTGCTCGGTGGTTTTGCCGTGGATCAGCCGACGCTGAACCGCTTCTTTGCGCTGCACTACCTTCTGCCCTTCATGATCGCGGGCGTCGTTATCCTGCACATCTGGGCTTTGCACGTGACCGGTCAGACAAACCCGACCGGTGTTGAAGTGAAAAGCAAGACCGACACGGTGCCGTTCACGCCTTACGCTACGTTGAAGGACGCGCTTGGCGTCTCTGTGTTCCTGATCGGTTATGCCTGGTTTGTGTTCTACATGCCAAACTTCCTCGGTCACCCTGACAACTACATCATGGCAGATCCGTTGAAGACACCGGCACATATCGTGCCCGAATGGTACTTCCTGCCATTCTACGCCATGCTGCGCGCCATCACCTTCAACATCTGGATCATCGATTCCAAATTGGGTGGCGTTCTCGTGATGTTCGGTGCGATCGTCGTGCTGTTCTTCCTGCCTTGGCTCGATACGTCGCGTGTCCGTTCTGCCGTCTATCGGCCGTGGTACAAGATGTTCTTCTGGCTGTTCGTGGTCAACGCGATCTTACTTGGCTGGCTGGGCTCGCGCCCTGCTGAAGGCAGCGGTCTGATCGGTCTGATTTTCGGTGGCGACCTGAAGGGCAACTATGTCGGCTATTCGCAGCTCGGCACGCTTTATTACTTCGGTTTCTTCCTCGTCATCATGCCGATCCTCGGCCTTGTCGAAACGCCCCGGCGTATTCCGAACTCGATTACCGAAGCCGTTCTCGAAAAGAGCGGCAAGAAGTCGGCCGCTTCTGCGGCTGCCGAAGCGTGA
- a CDS encoding GFA family protein, with amino-acid sequence MSITRCGGCLCGAIRFEASGEAASPHSCSCDICQRHSGAASLVWVEFAKDAVRWTGAGGMPATYRSSDYSSRAFCAACGSTLGAIDDAPTVALVFGCFDDKADEGLRPQSHSFEDVCPSWGRMAGMEQVA; translated from the coding sequence ATGAGTATAACACGTTGTGGCGGCTGCCTTTGCGGTGCCATCCGGTTTGAGGCGAGTGGCGAGGCGGCCAGCCCGCATAGTTGTTCCTGCGATATATGCCAGCGTCATTCGGGTGCTGCGAGCCTTGTGTGGGTGGAGTTTGCCAAGGATGCTGTGCGGTGGACCGGCGCGGGAGGCATGCCTGCCACCTATCGTTCTTCAGACTATTCCAGCCGTGCATTCTGCGCTGCCTGCGGCAGCACGCTGGGCGCCATCGATGACGCGCCGACCGTTGCCCTCGTCTTCGGTTGTTTCGACGACAAGGCCGACGAGGGGCTGAGACCACAGTCTCATTCCTTCGAAGATGTTTGTCCGTCATGGGGGCGGATGGCTGGCATGGAGCAGGTCGCGTAA
- a CDS encoding cytochrome c1, whose product MKKLLTSIALIAALTGSVSVASAAEESHDLAAQTTHAIAGNHFPVIKPEEQSWSFAGPFGKYDKGQLQRGLKVYKEVCSACHSMSLVSFRTLEDLGYSEDQVKAFAGEYEVQDGPNADGEMFNRKAVPSDHFPSPFPNHEAAAAANGGAAPPDMSLLAKARGVERGFPQFLIDMIPIVGGYQEGGPDYIHALLTGYQDAPAGVKNPDGSDYTLSEGTHFNPYFVGATALKMAPPISADQVTYDDGTPQTVDQYSKDVSAFLMWAAEPHLEDRKRTGFMVMVFLFIFTALVYLTKKSVYANKEH is encoded by the coding sequence ATGAAAAAGCTTCTCACGAGCATCGCGCTGATCGCCGCCCTTACCGGTTCAGTCTCTGTCGCCTCTGCGGCGGAAGAAAGCCACGATCTCGCCGCCCAGACCACGCATGCGATCGCCGGAAATCATTTCCCGGTCATCAAGCCCGAAGAGCAGAGCTGGTCCTTTGCCGGGCCATTCGGAAAATATGACAAGGGCCAGCTTCAGCGCGGCCTGAAGGTCTACAAGGAAGTCTGTTCCGCCTGTCATTCGATGAGCCTCGTTTCCTTCCGTACGCTGGAGGATCTGGGCTACTCGGAAGATCAGGTGAAGGCTTTCGCTGGTGAATACGAAGTCCAGGACGGCCCTAATGCCGACGGCGAGATGTTTAACCGCAAGGCCGTGCCTTCGGATCATTTCCCATCACCGTTCCCGAACCATGAGGCGGCGGCTGCAGCCAATGGTGGAGCCGCTCCGCCTGATATGTCGCTGCTGGCCAAGGCACGCGGCGTCGAACGTGGTTTTCCGCAGTTCCTCATCGACATGATCCCGATCGTCGGTGGTTATCAGGAAGGCGGCCCCGATTACATCCATGCGCTGCTGACCGGTTATCAGGATGCACCGGCAGGAGTAAAAAACCCGGACGGTTCGGATTACACGCTGTCGGAAGGCACGCATTTCAACCCGTATTTCGTTGGTGCAACCGCGCTGAAAATGGCGCCGCCGATCAGCGCCGATCAGGTGACATATGACGATGGCACGCCACAGACGGTCGACCAGTATTCCAAGGATGTTTCCGCATTCCTGATGTGGGCCGCTGAGCCGCATCTGGAAGATCGCAAGCGCACCGGCTTCATGGTCATGGTGTTCCTGTTCATCTTTACCGCCCTGGTCTACCTCACCAAGAAATCGGTCTACGCGAACAAGGAACATTGA